In Oryza sativa Japonica Group chromosome 8, ASM3414082v1, the sequence TTGTTATCTTCATAAAGTTTCTCCTTTAATCCTCAAAAGGCCAAATTATGTTTAGCAAGAAATTTCATAGCAGAAACTATTCTTACCAAAAACTTGTCTCCGACAATCTTTTTTCCTTTGCAATTTCCCGTTGCAAATCATCATCAATTGTCTGGTTTTTGCTTAATCTCCACCTAAGTCCATTCCAAGTATTCATGTGTCTTATATGCTCAATACTGTTGTCATGTTGTTTGAGTCTCAAGGTATAAATGCTTCCAGTTCCTCATTCCACCCTATGCTAGATAACTCTTAGTATCAATTGTTTTGAACAATTGACAGCATGCAAGCAAGAAAATCCTAAGTCCATAAGTAATAAGTTGCTAACTTAAATTTCTTAGAAGGAGTAACACAGTACAAAAAGACTCTAAGACTCTAACCTCAGTTTGCCCGTAGCCTATAGGAGACGGGATCACAGGGAGAGGCGTGTTGAAGCAAAAAAACACATactggcctgagagatctgcttagctccagtgcaggtccaaaacttgaTGAGATacaggcgtgccagtcagtttgatcctgcaactgacaagatatgcaaatcggctgacaagccgatggagtagttccagccgatagccgataatagccgatgccgatatcAGCCGAtggcgatagggtttaagcaatcgacTATATGttcaatgtagataatgatataaaggcaatcggttGATGATGaggtaataaaataacaatataatctagtataaaccaatcagcaaataatgatatgataaataagcatcgatccgaaggttaaagcatacatcggctggaggtccgatgtcataaaatccataagattagattaaacagtgaaacctttgttgcgatcggctaaatccaatttatatgtatatgcaatctttacaagccgatgcaacgtccagataacttatcggctagcacctcgataaaacattagcatgaacctattggcttaacaagacttatattatcaacaacaatctagtaggtcgaacctaatcgatgcagcacgagattatatatgataatctaatactcgatgagccgattgatctgtctaatgtgatggatataacaaatatatttagaacaacattatgattgtagagatatatcggctaagacaggagatcagacctaaccgagacagtcccaactaaaccgatgcgcctctaaacacaatgcaattagagatagaattgagatatcaggtaggcaaatatttcaaccaaaccagagcgatccaagagttcgaagcgatgcagccttgaacaacaccaacgtagcCGACAGATTCACTAGGGCTGACgaaacgtaggacttaccccttcgccgaagatcgaaagccgatgcagccccacgtcaggtgccaaattccgccggttgataagtaaaaacctcaggaaagagggtggcgatgcgccgagagtagttgtattgatcgagattgattacaatgaccccgggtgtacatatttatacccatgggtagatactagtccttgtaggacaagaaagaaactttcctaaagataaaaggaaagcaTAAATTCataatcggacactaaacatactttcctaaggataaaaaaggaaactaacaaactattcctaattaatagatacaactgCCTTCTTCGGACTCGATCCGTACATGGCAATCATTATGAAGCACGTCAACTCAATCCGACAATGATTCCATTATCATCTTGCCggaatcggctacatcggcttgCCTTGTCCGATTCGGTAACTGCCAATGCACACTGTAGCCGATACGGTTCCGAAGCCGATTCATACTCTGTTTCCATTATCGATTTCCTCCCAAATCCGCTTCGGCCTTAACTCCAAATTCGATGCATGATTTACCAAATTTCGTCGTTAACAAGGCATCAGCCATCACTATCAGGCGGTGATCCGGCATCGATCGGCCATCGGCGTGGGTGCGCGGCGTTGTGTCACAGAGCGGACTCAGGGAGACAGGGATTGCACGGCAGCTGCAACGCGCAGAGCGGAGTCGCCGGTCGCAGAGGTGGAGtcgcgtaaaaaaaaaaacagaaaacgaAGAGTCGCGTGGAGATGAGTAGCGACGTGGCCtctcacctccctccctcctagcTTGCGCGCAGCATGCTTTGCCTGGGATTGCCGGGCTGGCTGCCGCTGGGCTGGGAGGTGGTGATGCCCCACCCCCCTCCGGCCTGGGCCCTAGGTGTCACATAACCGGCCTAGGCCCAAGGCTAGCCCTGAAAACTGTGCCACCCCAGTGTTATGTGAAAACTATATAAGACTcatgctttttttaaaaatctgGGTCCTTGTGGCCTTTCCTCTAAAAAATATCCGAGCCATGGAAAAATGGCAACGGGTGGTGGGCTATCACAGCTATAGGCAATGGGTTATCAGCGCTGTCATGAAGGTTGCTGGGACCAAGCCATCCCTCAGAGTATGCAGCAagtttatattatatattatacatTTATACAACTAAGGCTATGCATGTGCATGTTATGGTGAGTGAAAAGTAAGAAAATTTTGTAAGATTAAAACATTGAATAAGCCCATAAAAAGAACGCTAGCTCCTAttatagggcctgtttggtagacTGGTAGCCACGAAACCAGCAGCCGGCTAGCAGCTTCAGCTGCGGCGCAACCACGAAACCAACAGCCGAACAGGCCTTATTAACTTTAGTTTCCTTGCTGTACCCTACATAAGTATAGGTAGCATTCTCTGTATTAACTTTAGTTGTCTTCCAAACAAAAgttgcttcctcctcctctatcAGCCCAATAGATCGTGCATTTAGGAATGGGTGGCATTGGAAAATAGTCAAAATAATTATTACACGATCAAGCTATCATGCATTAGTCATGCGGTCAAGCCATCGCCTATGACAGCACCAAATGAGCACCTGTCCTCACCGCTGGACAGCCATGAACCATCTGAGCTATGTGGAGACAATGGGATGCACGGCAATGGCTCGACCCGGGACGGAGATTATTAGTAGCCTTTTGCTACCTGTGAGGTTCAAATTAAAAGAATTCATATCAGGGTTTGTAGAATCCCTCAAACATCTCGGCAGGTCATGTCACAGGCTTACTAACACGCATTAGGACCCTCACtgtctaattaattaaaatctGTTAACTTACATATGTATATGGCATGCATGCGTACTTgttaatttgtaaaataaataatttaacttGCCATAAACTTAATTACATAGGACTAACAAATCCATTTATTAGTCCCACCAAAATTGATGGCTAATTCGGCACACTCCTATATATATTGGACTTGCCATGCTTCCTTCCTAAAATAAACTGCTATGCGGTGCAACAACATATATTTGAATTTCAGTAGCCTATATATTTAATCTGCTACAACCTTCTGCAATGCAAAGTAGCCTATATATTGGACAAAAACACCCTAGTTTCACGCAGTGCTTACAATTACTGAATTACAGTCCCCACGGATttatttgaatacaaattttAGGTATTGTTTATAATGCCCAACTGCGCATTCCAATTGTTTGTAGTTTAATTGACAAAGAATGATCTCCAACTTTCGGTTCCTAATAAAGAAATTCATGCTGAGTGAAATACAGTGGAGAATATATGCATGGGGTATGTAAATAGGATCCAGTCCACCACGAAGGGATGGCTCTGATCTTCGGTATATGGCATTCATCAAATGTTTCATGACACCATGTCCAACTAATTTATACTTTTATGGGCAAAGCCAGTGGCTTAATTAGTGTTTTGTgaggtagctagctagttagTAGTAGAGTACTAGTCGTCAGTATATTTTAACTGGTAGGCAAGAGGTTGCAGGATCTCTTGGGTtttactccatctatttttgaaagtcatattttcaaatctaaaaaaattatttttgataggtatatttcaatctaacaacctatcctcttaatgactttctcggatttaatgcgtgactctccattcttccacacaagattggccacatgggcatcgagaaatataaatattaattaatcgctTGTTTACTCTCCAATTTTAGTCAACTTTCTCTGGCATTATATTGGTGAATACTTGCCTCTTTAAGTCTCAACTAGCTTTCTAGCTACAAATATTTACTCATCGCAACCACCATCCCCGTGCGGCCTACGCTACTACCGGATTCGAGGGGTGACGTGACCTTCGCCGCCGTGCAGCTCACTAGGCGTTGCGGCTGCTATCCTCGCTGAGGTCTGGGCCAACATCCGCGCTGCCGACACCATCTATCCCGCCAGCCACTACCGCCGTCACCATTCGCCACTGTATGCCTCGCATCTGTCACCACCCTCCGATGCTGCCCCTATCGCCGCCGCCAATCATCCCTACCGTAGACTCCCGTCGTCAGCTCGTCCATTTCCCTAGCAGGTGAAGAGGAAgatggaaagaaagaaaaggaagagagacTGATATATATGCGGGCCATTTGTTATTTTGGAGATGGTAAAATAGGGAGACTGTTAGAGTGAGCACCTAGTTTGACTATCCAAATCAGTTGGAGAGTTGGTTATATGTGTATTTGGAGAATCTGATTTGGATATGCTGTTGAAGATGCTCTAACTATACTAAATGTAAGTTGCTGCCTCAATTCATCAGATGATGAGGGATCCTAACGGACATGCCAGTTCTTCCAGTTCTGCCAAATGTCCTATCACCATCTGTCCAATTAACGCCGAGGGAATTTGGTCTATTCTTCTTTCAGttctgtaggatcgaatcataagaactaagccaaccagagggcgGTGAATAGttgatatacccaaaaaccgaaaacttttagcggaaataaaagttaccctcaaaatCAATGAAATCGGTCTGACCGCGCCTAttccgctggtctgaccggtgtagATCGCTCGTCCTGAACGTCCCGAAGTCGCCTCTGCCTGTCGacaccgccgccggtctgaccgccctgaTGCGCCAGTCTGACCACCGATAAATCGCCgtttagaccgccgaaacccggtgaaacacaaatcgaagaaccctcaaagtagatgacaactttattgcttctctctatgtttacaaagtgcaccaacagcactccttacaaaaatctcgactaaactcgaaaccctaactaaactagcaactcaattgctctaaaaagcaataccgggaagcctcacgctccccctctatttatacatgaggtaagcagcctaaagccacgaaccaaactcatactaagagtcctaaacaccttaggaaaccctctagtacaataAACAAACtctacataaccaatcataacaaatttggactccttccaaattcgactccgcatcccatacgcacacaatacctccatcgtatgccatatggaatctctatcaaccacgtgcatcaattctagccttagtatcccgcatgatatctgaccaccacgaacatcgtcttaccactaagccgactcccggtccatcactgcaaatactctcccgaggcatcaagtcacctacacatgaaacaaacaaagaaaccatattccgagaccaaccTATCACCAACTTGagtcattgttagcaaacaacagtattacatacgtatactatccatctagaagccataaccatgaaacaatcaaatatccaaagaaacaatctaaaaccgaaaccgacacagcttcgaccggtcagaccgcgggccagccggtctgaccgctcgcatagcaccggtctgaccggcaaccaccACCCGGTCGGACTGGACCACATAAAATAATagcacctgtaaatccaatcatccaaaaccactttgacaataaactccaatatcaaaaccaataatcatagatgccaattgttcatcacagaataagaatcaaaacacactttgatcttacaatctcccccttgatgaacacattggcaaatccattaaaaatgttttggagtttggaaaattaaaaacaaatgcggtaaaaagcacacttcgtacacatgtacacatcgtgctcaaaactccaaaagaaaacttctccccctttttaaaagaaagaaacttCGTACAcatgtacacatcgtgctcaaaaatccaaaagaaaacttctccccctttttaaaagaaagaaattcccaattgaaccaaaaacaagaaaacttctcccccttttaaaagaaagaaattcccaattgaataaaaaaaacatgctcttctcaaaaactcttctcttctcccaaaACACAACTCTTCTCTCCAAAACTTATCTCTTCTCCAAaagatccaaaaattttcacattatttcTCCCCCTTTTAaaaatgatttcatcaagcatagaaattatgttcattaatgtatAAGAGCTTAACATACATATAAcatatcatgtcatgtgttgcaataaaaagaagatgaatccatctataatataagaagcatgcattaaagtataaccatgaattaaagattttacaattaagcttgattcaacaatcaaaattcatgatttcaaacgatttataatgcaacatcttaacaagcacatagattaaagaataaacactaaacacatatacctattgcttttatcactctttctcaaataacctttagcacaaaataacaaagagaatttttaaccttttcttttcttgagcctttttgcttatatttttctctttttttattccGAGTACGTCCctatcgtcaagactgtttccagggattcggcacccattattttgctcacatcgaatatgtccttgtcgtcaagattGTTTCCAAGGATttggtattcattttttttatatttttattctctttttcacaataagcaattaaagctatttgaggaataacaagtcaataaagcatatatataaagcatttaaaaatcaaaccatatactagcatcaacattgcatatttacttaattcaagtataatttaagtgtcatgcatcatctcccttaaaagcaaaatctaaatctcatgaaaagactagaatgcatacaagctatgctagagacaaataaaccttcaaagtattgctagcatgcacaaaaaaataccatatgcataaacaaagctctcttttatcaattttttcattgtcaaattattgcttgataaaaccatgaggtacaaactccccctcaaaccatgccaaaagaaATTCACGAATAAGCACTAACTCCCCCTCAAAATAACCTCCAATTCTCCTCGaacaaaaaacaagaaaaaatcaAAGATTTTGAAAAATTGACATCCAATTGCCAAAGATATCACAAATACTCTCAAAATTGACATACATTCATTAGTATCAACAAAAACTACAATCTCAAACACTAGCACATGAAAAGCTAATAATCAAGAAAGTAGAACAATATTATGTCAATCCAAAAGTAAATTGATGTTACCTTGAAAAGCAATCGTCATCTCAACATTGAACGCACATGGGGAGTATGCCACCAAAATACCTACAAACGTGAAGATGTCGAGACCTCCGTGTTGGggttagaaataagaaattttggaatccaacactAAGTCACACGACCAGTAGAACCAGTAGGTACAAAAGCACTAACAAAATCAGAATCAGACTTACCTGAAAACTTACCTTGACGCTTCACAAAAGTCTGATTTGAATTGTGCGAAAAACTGCCCCGAGaccggtctgaccaccgctgtgcctgcggtctgaccgggcctggtaaccggtctgaccgcccgttcacctgcggtctgaccgctggccggtctgaccgattgGACAATGTCGGTCTAACCGTGCTCCTCGAATtaaaacccgatttttgccaacgtcgttttgcaaaagcaatttctctttcctttttctgtttatgggcaagtcaaacaaaaaccaactaaatgtccatcttttccgcaaaaagaacaagtgtacttTTCACGACAAGTTTGTGAAGTAGATTGTTTTGAAATTGATAGTTTTGCAACAATAGAAGGTTTTGCATTCACAACATTTGTTTTCGAAGAAGATGCACTTAAAGAAGACATGatgccagcagatttaaacacagtgttcttaggctcagattcaatcaaaatttcacctCTCCTAGTAATACCCAAAACagtaggaggatgtctagaattatgagcataaggatcaaaacctaaaccacgattgtgtgtgctaaccttagattgatcaagaatcatgttgaggttctttttaccatcagaaaatctttccaaagaacttttcaaataagaaacctcttgtGTAAGAACAGCACAATTTTTGCAAGCATCCAAAAgacctttttgttttctacaAGTTGAGCAAGAAAACACCTCATCTTGATTAACAATCTCTTCCATGTGTATAACACGCCCAAAAGCATCTTTCAACTTCATCTcattcaaaacacactttgaacaatcttgagaaatcaaaacaccattgttttgttttgctttaTTCACACATGAAGCATTGACCAAAGAACTTGCACAAAAAgcaactttgtatttttttcaaaacgttctttgtcaaaatcaactcatcaacaacacgagcatgtaaagcaaatccaatcgcaaaagaagattccaacgttttagatttttcaatctAAAATTCCAATTTTTTGCAATTAACAGAATTGGCATCTCGCAAagcattaatttcagaaaataaaacttcacaagattaacaattatcatcatcagaaatcgaagattttaatctatcaatttcagcatttagaatCTCAATAGTGTGATCCTTCTCATCAAGCACAATAGAACATGTTTAAAGTTTCTTAGCAAATTTGTAAGCAGCATATTCCAATTCATTATAACTAAGCTTTTCTTCACTatcagattcatcaacatcagaaTTTGCATTACGAGCAATAAAAGCTAGATCAACAACTTGCTTACCTTTGCTCTCATCTTCACCTTCCGATTCATGAAAAGCTGCTATGATTTCATGGATTGACCACATGAAGCATTGACCAAAGAACTTGCACAAAAAGCAACTTTGTATTTTTTCAAAACGTTCTTTGTCAAAATTAACTCATCAACAACACGAGCATGTAAAGCAAATCCAATCGCAAAAGAAGATTCCAACGttttagatttttcaatctAAAATTCCAATTTTTTGCAATTAACAGAATTGGCATCTCGCAAagcattaatttcagaaaataaaacttcacaAGATTAACAATTATCATCATCAGAAATTGAAGATTTTAATCTAtcaatttcagcatttagaatCTCAATAGTGTGATCCTTCTCATCAAGCACAATAGAACATGTCTGAAGTTTCTTAGCAAATTTGTAAGCAGCATATTCCAATTCATCATAACTAAGCTTTTCTTCACTatcagattcatcaacatcagaaTTTGCATTACGAGCAATAAAAGCTAGATCAATAACTTGCTTACCTTTGCTCTCATCTTCACCTTCCGATTCATGAAAAGCTGCTATGATTACTTAGATTAGCCACTGCATGcaatgcttcttcttctccttctccttcatgttcttcttcttgttcacgTCATCCTCTTTGACTCTACCATCATCTTCCTTCTTGCCTCTCCCAAacttaggacaatgcgagcgaagatgatcaagtgcaCCACACTCAAAGCATTGATTAGGACCTCCTCTTTTCTTGTTCCTGACATTGTTCATAGCTCGAGAAACTTTGTTACATAACAAAACCAAGTACTCCTCCTTGAACTGTTCGAGTTGCTCATCGGACATGGTATTAACCAAAGCAAGAATAGAAAACTTTGATGAAGAAGCACCAATATCCAAAGAAGTTGAAGACGAAACCAAAGCACTGGACTTAGAATCACCTTTacgagaaagaatattcatctgatgtgttttcaattttgtgtaaagtgaatccaaagtcaaagaaGACATatcaacagactcctgaatagatgtaactttcatctcccaaatagacatgtcaagaccattcaaaaagtgacgagaaaccTCAGATTGTgaataattagcatcataagaaaaATCAGCaaatctaagatcactcaaaattttgttaaacctaGAGAGATAGTCATctaaagcttctccaggtttcatctcaaatttaatgtactcctttttgaaaagatcacgacgaagttctataatatttgaagttccttgatgaaagtttttcaaagcgttccaaatctcatgagcagtttcaAGATGAGAAACACGATCATAATCtgaacgagaaatcccactcaaaagaatattgcgagctttgcaattgtGTTCAAATTCAAGTTTTAAAGCATCAATATTAATTTgatcaggaatcacataaggatgagaaaattttctccaaatatcataatcctcagccataatgtaagattgcatcctactgcaccaatgagaaaaatctgttccatcgaaaacatgaggcttagttgaaaatctattagtagccatggcaaaaactctagatcggttaaaatccaaagaagaaaacaaggctctgataccacttgtaggatcgaatcacaagaactaagccaaccagaggggggggtgaatggttgatatacccaaaaaccgaaaacttttagcgcaaataaaagttaccctcaaaatCGATGaaatcggtctgaccgaagttgatcggccggtctgaccgcgcctattctgccggtctgaccggtgtagaTCGCTCGGCTTGAACGTCCCGAAGTCGCCTCTGCct encodes:
- the LOC136351584 gene encoding uncharacterized protein, whose amino-acid sequence is MAEDYDIWRKFSHPYVIPDQINIDALKLEFEHNCKARNILLSGISRSDYDRVSHLETAHEIWNALKNFHQGTSNIIELRRDLFKKEYIKFEMKPGEALDDYLSRFNKILSDLRFADFSYDANYSQSEVSRHFLNGLDMSIWEMKVTSIQESVDMSSLTLDSLYTKLKTHQMNILSRKGDSKSSALVSSSTSLDIGASSSKFSILALVNTMSDEQLEQFKEEYLVLLCNKVSRAMNNVRNKKRGGPNQCFECGALDHLRSHCPKFGRGKKEDDGRVKEDDVNKKKNMKEKEKKKHCMQWLI